Genomic DNA from Nonomuraea rubra:
CACAGCGTACCGATGTCAGGAAAAGCGTCCCGACTGACTACTCTTGGCGTCATGACCTCGTCCAAGCCGAAGAGCATCCAGACGATGAAGCCCGAGACCGCGGCCAAGAAGCTGGGCGTGCTCTGCTCGGCCACTCCCGCCGAGTTCCAGGCGGGAGTCGTCTCCAGGGACGAGCTGAACGCGTTGCAGTCCGCGCCGCCCGCCTGGCTCGTCGACCTGCGCCGCAACGGCCCGCACCCCAAGCAGGTCGTCGCCGCGAAGCTCGGCGTCTCCATCTCCGGCCTGGCCAGGGCCGGCATCACCGAGCCGCTCACCACCGCCGAGATCGACGCGCTGAAGGCGGAGAACCCGGAGTGGCTGGAGCACGAGCGGGCCGTGCAGGCCGAGGCCCGCAAGGAAGCACAGCGTCTCAAGCAGCAGCGCTAGCGTCGCGCTAGCGTCCGGGGCGGCTGCACCCGACTCGTCCTTCGCGCTCGCGGAGGAGGCCGGCGGTTTCAGTTGCCCGGGGTGCCGCGCGAGGTCGCGGCCGACCAGAGCATCAGGGCCGGGCCGGACAGGCAGCATCCGATGCTCACGACGAGCAACGGCGGGGACAGCCCGAGCGGGAGGCCGGGCAGCATGTTGGTCACGGTCATGAGGACGACGCCCGCGCCGAGGAGCGACATCCCGCCTCCAAACAGGCGAGGGTCCCAATCCTGACGGCGCCCGAACAGCCGGGGGGACCGGTTCGTGATCAGCAGGTAGAGGCCGAGCGCGACGTTCAGGCCGCCTGCCGCGATGGCGGCCATCCGTAAGACTGCCAGGATCACGCGAGTTCGCCTCTCGGGAGCCGGGAGGAGGGCAGGCAGGCTCGCCCTCGTCGCGACATCATGCCGAACGGCCGCGACGGTGATCAAGCGCAGGGGATCGTCTCATGGGCGGAGCTTCAGCTTGCCGGTCGTCAGATCCACGCGGTAGACGTCGTCGGCCGTGCCCCTGACCAGGAAGGCGCCCTGTTTCGTCCACCCCAGGGCCGTGTCGGGCGAGTCGTCGTCGGGAAAGTCCGGCACGACGCTGGACAGGCGCTTGCCGGTCCTCGTGTCGTAGGTCTCGGTGAGTCCCTCGTAGAGCCGGAAGGTCACCAGGCGGCGTCCGTCCCACCGGAGGTGGTACGAGTCGGCACCGCCGAGCTCCTTGACGGGGAAGCCGCCCCGCTCCTTGCCCTGACGGTCGAGCACGACGACGCGGGAGGCCGTCTCGACGACGATGCCGCCCTCGTTGAAATCGTGCACCTGCCGGGCGCCGGGGATGACCCGCGTGGTCCCGTCCTCGAGGTCGAGGACGCGTACGTCGTGGCCTGCGAGCGCGACCTGCCGGCTCTGGCCGGCGGCGAACGTGACCTCCGGGACCTCGGTGTCGGCGAGCACGCCGGTGAGCGGGCGCACGTCATCGCCCTTCTGATACACCAGGCGGCGCTCCTGCCGGTGCAGGTAGACGACCACCTGCTTGTCCGGGCTGCGCACGAACGGCGCCCTGACAGGCGCTCCACCCCTTCCCACGACGTACGGCGCGGCCTGCGGAAACGGCTCGCCGTTGACCAGCCAATAACGGCAGGGATCGTCCAGCTGGTCCGCCCACGGGCAGGTGAGCCCCTTGAATTCGCCGACCGTGCCGAACGTTGCCGTGCGAGTGGCCGGCGGAACGGGCATCGTGTATTCAGGTAGTTCGCGATCCGGCACCGGGCCGGGGGCCAGCAGTGCTCCCGACAATGCGATCGCGCTGGCCGCAGAATAGGCGTTCCGCGCCGACGACCGGAGTATCGCGGGCTCTCGATGAGCGACATACGGCCGGGCGGGTCGGGCCATGACCATCGCCACGGCAATCACGGCGGCGGCATGGATGAGAAGCGCCGCGGTGACTCCCTGGTTGATCAGCCGGTAACCGCCTGCGAACGTGGCGGTGCCCAGAGCCAGCAACCAAGTGGTGCGATGGATTTCCACTTCTGCGGCAAGTCGCGCGCGTTTATCGGAGAAGACATAGGAGACGCACCAGCCGAGCACCAGATAGAACGGATCGCCGGTCCACAACGACAGCGGCGCGGCCAAGATAACGCAGATCAGGCGGCGTCGGCGCAGGTCCGTGACGTGGTCGACGATCTGGCGGGCGTTGGCGGCAGTGACGGAAAGGCCCAGCGCCGAGGCGAATCGGGTGAGGCGTTCCCGGGTGACCGGCATCGCCGCCGCCGCGATGACCGCCACGATGATCCAGGCAATCGCCGGGGGTGCTGTCACGATGTGTCACGATATAGGATTTCGCGCCGTGACTCCGGATGATTTATGGCGGCAGTTCGGCATCGGTGGCCGGCGTGCCCGGCGATTCGGTTTGCCGGTCACGGTGTGGGTGTGCGCGGTGTCGGTCGCCGTGGCGGCATTCCTGTGGGAGACGGGCGCGCTGTACCCGCGTATTGACTGGAGCCTCTTTGTTTTCTTCGTGAACGCCGACGTGGACGAGAACGGGGTGCTCTCCAGCAACCTAGATATCGAACTGGAAAACAAAGGGCTCGCCACCTTCACCATCACCGCCATTTCGATGGACATACCGGGTCTGCGTCTGTTGCCGGCCGATGTGACGAGGAAAGAGGACGCCACCGTGACGGTCGGCCACGACGCCGGGGGAACCATGAGAAGACGCATGGTCATCACCGACTGCGCGGCGGTCCCGCACGAGCCCCAGCCGATCCGGTTCACCTACCGGACCTGGCTGGGGGAGTGGGAGTCCGAAGTGGTCTGGAACTCGTGGACGCTGACGAACACCAGGGGAGAGCGCGTCCCGGTCGCCTGGCAGCGGGCGTTCGCCGTGAAGGTGTGCGACGACGCGATCGCTGACGGAAGCCCCGCATGACCCCCGCCGCGAAGATCGCCACCGGGCTGCTCCTGGCCTTCTGCGTTTTCCGGCTGAACGGCTTCGACGTGCTGTTCGACCCCGCCGGGTGGATGTGCTGCGCGACGGGGCTGGGACAGTTGCGGCGCTCCGGTGACGACCTGCCGGGGCTTGCCGCACGCGTCGCCGTCGCCATGGCCTGGGTCTCGGCCGCCGCCTGGCTGTTCCCCGTCGCGGCCGACGGGGAATCCGTGGCCCGGCAGGTCATCGGGCTGGCGAACGGCGGCGGCGGGCTGGTCGCCGTCTGGCTGGTCGCCGAGGTGGCGATCGCGCGGCTCCGGGCGAGCACGCGGGAGTTCAGGGCAGGCCTGCTCGACGTGCTGCGCTGGGCCGTGTCCGGTCTGGGGACGATCGCGTTACTGATCGACTACGGCTACGGCGACCTCGGCGGGACCGTGGTCATCAGCTGGTTCGGGTCGCTCGTGGCGATGATCGTGGCCCTCTACAGGTGGGCGCACCTGCCGTGCCTGGCCCCGGAGCCGAGCCCGGCGGGCCGGCCGCCGGGTGTCCGCTGAGCGACAAGTGCGTTGCCGAGGGTTATCGAGCGAGCACGCACCGTAGTAGCGTCCTGGCTGTGCGAAGGAAGGGGCGCTCCATGGTCAGTCGTCGCGTCGTCATCTCGCTGCTCGCCACCCTGACAGGGGCGGCGCTGGTGCTCGGGACGGGCGGGCCCGCCGCGGCCGCCGCGCGGGCGGGCAACGCTCCGGGCTGCATCGCCCGCGTGGTCGACGAGCAGCCGCACGGCCTCATCGTCTGGCTGCGCAACGAGTGCGGCAGGACCATGCGGGTCAAGGTCGTCATCTCCTGGGGCCCCGACGGGCCCTGCGCGACGCTCGCCAACGGGCAGTCGCGCGAATGGACGTTCAAGCTCGGCTCGTACGACAAGACCGTCACCTGCTGAACGCCGGGGGCCCTTGTCCGAACCCGTTCAGGGGCACATGGTGGAGGTGCGCAGCCGCGCACGAGCACGAGACCTCCGGAGTGGATTCTCCGGCGGGTTGTCCCGCCCGGACAGCGAGATGGGTGGCGGTGGCCGCGAGGCCACCAGACCTGCCGCCGCTTGACGGTGCCTCTGCTGGGCCGGGCGGGACGCTTGGCGGTTCCCCTACCAGCGGTGGTGGACCTGCGGGCGGACGAGCTCGTCGTAGACGTCCCGTACGGCGGCCAGCGTGGCCTCGTCCAGCGGCGGCACGGCGTCGGCGGCGGCGTTGGCCCGGGCCTGGGCCGGGTTACGGGCCCCCGGGATCACCACCGACAAGCCCTCCTGGTCCAGGATCCAGCGCAGCGCGAACTGCGCCATGGTGACGCCCTCGGGCACCAGCGGCGCCAGGCGGCGCACCGCCTCCAGGCCGGTGCCGAAGTCCACGCCCGAGAACGTCTCACCGACGTCGAACGCCTCCCCGCGCCGGTTGTAGGTGCGATGGTCGTCGGCGGAGAACGTGGTGTGCTCGTCGTACTTGCCCGACAGCAGGCCGCTGGCCAGCGGGACGCGGGCGATGATGCCCACCCCGGCCGCGCGGGCCGCAGGCAGCACCTCCTCCAGCGGCTTGAGCCGGAACGCGTTGAGGATGATCTGCACCGTCGCCACGCCGGGGCGCGCGATGGCGGTCAGGGCCTCCTCGCAGGTCTCCACGCTCACCCCGTACGCGGCGAGCTTCTTCTCCGACACCAGCGTGTCCAGCGCGTCGAACACGGCGTCCGTCGAGTAGACGGGCGTCGGCGGGCAGTGGAGCTGGACCAGGTCGATGGTGTCCACGCCGAGGTTGCGGCGCGAGCGCTCGTTCCAGGCGCGGAAGTTGGACATCACGTAGTTGTCCGGGACCTGCTCCAGACGGCGGCCCATCTTGGTCGCGACGGTGATCTCCGGGCGGTCCTTGGCGAAGCGGCCGACGATCTGCTCGCTGCGCCCGTCGCCGTACACGTCGGCGGTGTCGATGAAGGTCACACCCGACTCCACCGCCGCGCTCAGCGTGGCGACGGCCTCGTCCTCGGACACCTCGCCCCAGTCGGCGCCGAGCTGCCAGGCGCCGAGCCCGACCACCCCGACCCGGCGTCCGGTACGCCCCAACACCCGCTGTTCCATCTGTCCACCTCACTGGTAAGTGCCTGACCAGCACCAGTGTCCCGGATGATCGGGACCGGCGGGCAACCGGGCACGCGTCAGCGGGGACACTCGCCGGTGTGCGTGGGCCCGGCCTTGAGCAGCAGGCGTCCGGCGAGGATCTCCGCGGCGACGCCGGCGCCCATCGCGAGCCCGTCGAGGTTGCTGAAGGAGAGGTGCAGGCCGCCGTCCACGCGCGAGCGGCCAGCGTCCGCCGCGGCGGCCGAGAAGCCGGGGAAGCTCCGCCGCCACGGCTGCCCGGTGGCGGGATCGACCGGCGCGCTGTCGGTGACCAGCGTGAACGGGATCCGGTCGGCGCAGAAGAAGCCCGCCAGGACGGCCGCGCCCGCGCCGCTGAAGGAGCTGTGACCCGAGATGTACTCGGGCGAGCTGCCCGCGCTGCCGGCCCGCGCCCGCCAGCCCGCCACCGGCTCCGTGTACGGGTTGCCGTCGGTGTCCGCCTGCTGGATCGCCGCCTGGGGCCGCCAGTGGCGGAAGGCGAACTTCGTCCGGACCGTCGGGATCGAGGTGTCGGCCAGGGCCATGCCGAGCAGGGCGAACAGCCGGGCCTCGTCCGCCAGCGGCAGCGGCCGGTCCACGGCGAGCGCGATCTTGACCCACTCGCCCGGAGGCTGCGCCGTGCCGGCGGGCAGCGACCAGTACTGGTAGACGGCCGACTTGCCCGCGTCGGCGATGGCGGCGTCTCCCACCAGCCTGACCTCGGCGAACGCCGCCGCGTAGTCGAGGCTCGCCGGCGCCGGCGGGCCGTCGCCGACGTACGGGGCCGCGTCGGCGATGCCGAACGGCCGCATGCCGCGATACTGCACGCCGGACCACGCCTGCCCGAACACGCCCGGGCCCGAGCCCGCGGGCTGCGTCTCGACCGGCGAGGAGCCGTCGTCCTGCCTGGCCGCGTGCACGTCCCTGCCCACGCTCTCGCCCCAGGCTCGTCCTGCGGCGACGCGCGGCCCCGCCCCTAATCGGCCGAGGTCCGCGTCGAGCCGCTCGGTGAGCGAGGCTTCCTGGCCGGGGTACAGGCGGGTGAGCACCGCGTGGGCC
This window encodes:
- a CDS encoding DUF5997 family protein; this encodes MTSSKPKSIQTMKPETAAKKLGVLCSATPAEFQAGVVSRDELNALQSAPPAWLVDLRRNGPHPKQVVAAKLGVSISGLARAGITEPLTTAEIDALKAENPEWLEHERAVQAEARKEAQRLKQQR
- a CDS encoding aldo/keto reductase, producing MEQRVLGRTGRRVGVVGLGAWQLGADWGEVSEDEAVATLSAAVESGVTFIDTADVYGDGRSEQIVGRFAKDRPEITVATKMGRRLEQVPDNYVMSNFRAWNERSRRNLGVDTIDLVQLHCPPTPVYSTDAVFDALDTLVSEKKLAAYGVSVETCEEALTAIARPGVATVQIILNAFRLKPLEEVLPAARAAGVGIIARVPLASGLLSGKYDEHTTFSADDHRTYNRRGEAFDVGETFSGVDFGTGLEAVRRLAPLVPEGVTMAQFALRWILDQEGLSVVIPGARNPAQARANAAADAVPPLDEATLAAVRDVYDELVRPQVHHRW
- a CDS encoding vanadium-dependent haloperoxidase — its product is MNALLALLLLAPLAPPATAVPDVDPARAWNEQALRVVRAERASDADAARTYAMLNAGMYDAVNGIATARGDSRARTPALRDPRGAPARGDQQAAAVAAAHAVLTRLYPGQEASLTERLDADLGRLGAGPRVAAGRAWGESVGRDVHAARQDDGSSPVETQPAGSGPGVFGQAWSGVQYRGMRPFGIADAAPYVGDGPPAPASLDYAAAFAEVRLVGDAAIADAGKSAVYQYWSLPAGTAQPPGEWVKIALAVDRPLPLADEARLFALLGMALADTSIPTVRTKFAFRHWRPQAAIQQADTDGNPYTEPVAGWRARAGSAGSSPEYISGHSSFSGAGAAVLAGFFCADRIPFTLVTDSAPVDPATGQPWRRSFPGFSAAAADAGRSRVDGGLHLSFSNLDGLAMGAGVAAEILAGRLLLKAGPTHTGECPR